TTTAGGTGAAAATGATTCTGAGCAGGATGCCAGAGAGTTAGCGGGACTTTTGAAAGGGATGCTTTGTCATGTAAATTTAATTCCGGTAAATACCGTTACAGGTAATGGTTATAAAAAAAGCTCAAGAATTCACATAGATAAATTTAAGAACATTTTAGAATCTAAAGGAATTGAGACTACAGTAAGAAGGGAACTCGGCAGCGATATAAATGCGGCCTGTGGGCAACTTAGAAAGAATAAAATTGATAGTACTACCAATTTACTTTTAAATTCTTAAGAGTGTTTATTTCAGGAGTGATTTGTTTGAAATATGGTATAAAAACTGATAGAGGATTGAAAAGACAGTTAAATGAGGATAATTGTAATGTCCTGGTAGGTTATCCCGGAATTCCTGTTTGTTTTGTCATAGCCGACGGAATGGGCGGACACCAGTGTGGTGATGTTGCAAGTAAACAGGCAGTTGACTCGGTCTGCAATCACCTTCTGAAATCTGATTGGACAACAGAAGGTATTCCTGAGTTATTGAAAAATATAATCGCTACGGTAAATGACGAAATATACAAATTTTCACTGCTTGACAATTCTACCCAGGGTATGGGAACTACACTTATTATCACTATACTCAAAAACAGGAAACTCTACATAGGCCATGTAGGAGATAGCAGGGTCTATCTTATAAGAAACAACACAATTAAGAAAGTAACCTGGGATCACTCATTTATAGAAGAGATGCTTAAAAACGGCTCTATAACAAAGGATGAAGCAATAAACCATCCTAAAAAAAATCTCATTACCCGTGCAGTAGGCTATGAGCCTGATTTGCAGGTTGATACATATGAAATAGACGTTGTAGAAAATGATTTTATACTTTTATGCACTGATGGTCTTACAAACATGATAACAGAAGATGAAATTTTAGACATAATAATTAATACTAAGGATCCCCAGGATGCTTGTGATACTTTAATCCAAAATGCAAATAATAAAGGCGGGGAAGACAACGTAACCGTAATCATTGGGAAAATTTAAAATGAGGTGAAGTATGGAAGGTCAAATTTTAGGAAACAGATATCTTTTATTGGAGAAAATCGGCGGCGGAGGAATGGCTGTCGTATATAAAGCAAAATGCACACTTTTAAACAGATTTGTGGCTGTAAAGATATTAAGGACGGAATTTATAAACGATGATGAGTTTGTAAAACGTTTCAAAATTGAAGCTCAGGCTGTTGCAAGCCTTTCACACCCAAATGTGGTATCTATTTACGATGTGGGACATCAGGACGATATTCATTACATTGTTATGGAGTATATCGATGGAATGACTTTAAAGGATTATTTGAACAAGCATGGTGCGTTAAACTGGAAACATGCAGTTGAGATAACCATTCAGATTTGTTCGGCAATTGAACATGCACACAAAAACAATATTGTACATAGAGATATAAAGCCGCACAATATTCTGATGACCAAGGAAGGTATTGCTAAGGTCACTGATTTTGGAATAGCACGTGCAGTAACCTCTTCTACAATTACTATGGTTGGAAGCACAATCGGATCTGTTCATTATTTTTCGCCTGAGCAGGCAAGGGGAGGATTTATTGATGAAAAATCCGATCTGTATTCATTGGGAATAGCACTGTATGAAATGGTTACAGGCAAGGTTCCTTTTGACGGAGATTCGCCCGTAGCAGTGGCGTTGAAGCATATTCAAGAAATGCCGCTAGAACCCCATAAGTTAATTCCCAGCTTGCCTTATGGAGTAAATGAAATAATAATGAAAGCTATACAAAAAGAACAAAATTTACGCTATCAGTCTGCCACTGAAATGCTCAGTGATTTAAACACAGTGCTTGTGCAACCACAGGGCGGGTTTGTAGGTAATAAGTCTGTTTCAAACCAGTCTACAATAAGAATTAGAACGGTAAATTCCGACGACATAGACAGTACAGTAAGGGTAAGTACAAGGCCTTCCAATGTAAACAACAAAAAATATGAGTCCGAAAAACAAAAAAAGAAAAACAATACTACTTATTGGCTGGCTGGTATTGCCAGTGTCCTCGTTATAGGAGTACTCTTATTCATAACTATCGGATTGTTAACAAAAGACGGATCTAAGAATGAAATAAATACTATGCCTGATTATCGAAATAAGATATTTGAGGATGTTAAGGAAGATTTGATCAAGAGAGGAATTAATTATACCGAGAACTGGCAGGATAATGATTCAGTGGAAAAAGGTATAATATTCGATCAGAGCGTTGAACCCGGAACCGAATACAGGAATGGTAATTTTACCAACCTGGAGCTTACCATCAGTAATGGGCCAAAAACTAAAAAAGTACCAGATATAACAAATAAGGATTATAGAGCGGCTCAGAGTGAACTGGAAAGTCAGGATATAAAATACAGGATTGAAGAAGAATTCAGTGAAAGTATTAAGGAAGATTATGTAATCCGCACAGATCCAAAAGCGGATGAAGAAATTGCTGAGGATGCTATAGTAACAATATATGTAAGCAAGGGTGCGGAAGTAAAATTAATTAAAGTGCCAAATCTGGTCGGAAAAACTGAGAGTGTAGCTATGCAGCTTCTTAAAGACGCAAAGTTGTCCCTTGGAAGTGTACTCCCCGCAGGTACGACAAACGGAATAGTGAATAAACAGGCACCTGAAGCGTACTCTGAAGTAGCTCCGGGTGAAGCAATAACAATATGGCTTACGCCTCAGGAACAGCAGGCACCTTCAAGTCCAAGCCAGAGTGATTCATCTGATACTAAACCAAATGGTAATTCCGGTGGGGATAATACAAAGGGTGGCAATAATAAAGGAAATACAAATACACCCGGAGATCAGGAAACCTCTGGAACACAGCAACCGGACAACGGTTCCGGCGATGGAGATAATAAAACAAACACTGAAGGAAAGTAAATGGAGGTTCATATTGCAGCTTGGTATAATACTAAAGGGAATCGGCGGTTTTTACTACGTTAAACAAGAGAAAACAGAAGATATTTTTGAGTGCAAACCCAGAGGAGTATTCAGGAAGAATTCTGTTACTCCGCTTCCTGGGGATAGAGTTGGCTTTAGTATTATTGACGGTGATAAAAAGCTTGGAAACATTGACGAAATACTTCCACGTAGCTCCGAACTTGTACGCCCGGCAGTGGCTAATGTTGACCAAATTGCTATTATTGTAGCTGCAAAAGCACCAAACCCTGATTATATGCTGTTGGACAAGTTACTCATTACCGCAGAAACAAGAAACATAAGAGTTCTAATATGTGTAAACAAGATTGACCTTGATGACGATACTGCTAAAATAGTCAGAAACGCGTATTCTCCGGCTGGCTATGATGTAATAGAAATAAGTTCTGTCCGGAATATAGGTTACAAGCGACTAAAAGAGGAGCTAAAAGGGCATATTACTGTATTTGCTGGCCAGTCGGGAGTAGGAAAATCGACCATATTAAATCACATTATGGAATCTTGGGTTATGGAAACGGGTAGTGTTAGCAACAAGATTGAACGCGGAAAGCATACCACACGCCACGCTGAACTTCTTGAACTTAAATACGGCGGTTATGTGGCAGATACTCCCGGGTTCAGTTCCTTCGAGATTATAGATATCCCATATAATCAACTTGAAAGGTATTACCCCGAGTTCCTGCCATATATTAATACATGCAGGTTTAATTCCTGCAGTCATATAACAGAACCTGGATGCAGAGTCATTGAAGCACTTGAACGAAGCGAAATCGACAACAACAGATATCAAAGATATATACAGTTATATAAAGCGTTAAAAGATATTCCTCAATACAAAGGGAAAAAGACCGAATCTAGGAGAGTGATAAAATGATTAAAATTGCTCCTTCAATTTTATCAGCTGATTTTTCATGTCTTGGCAGTGAAATTGAAAAAATCGATAAAAACGGTGCTGACATTATTCATATTGATGTTATGGACGGTCATTTTGTACCAAATATAACAATCGGACCGGGAGTTGTTAAATGTTTACGTAAATACACAGATAAGCCATTTGATGTTCATTTGATGGTTTCAAATCCTGATGAATATATCGAACAATTCGCACAAGCAGGTGCTGACATAATAACAGTACATGCTGAGGCGACCAAACACTTGAATAGAACAATTCAAATAATAAAAAATTGCGGAAAGAAAGCGGGTGTAGCTTTAAACCCGGCAACTCCACTTAATGTACTTGACTTTGTACTGCAGGACGTGGATATGGTACTTATAATGACCGTTAATCCCGGTTTTGGAGGCCAATCCTATCTACCGCATTCTACAAAAAAGATATCAGACTTAAAAAATATGATGATAAGAAATACACTCGTAGCTGATATTGAAGTTGACGGCGGAATTGATGTTAATAATATTAATGTCGTTACAAAGGCAGGCGCAAATGTAATTGTTGCAGGTTCCGCAGTATTTAAACAGGATAATGTCGGAGAAGCAATCAGAAGCTTAAAAATGAACTCTTATAACAGAAATACATTGTAATGTAACATATATGCTCGGAGGTAAAATGAAAGTTGTTTGTGTATGTAATGGTTCAATCAGTGATTATGACAAATTAAAAAAATATATACTTGCTTCAGATTATATTATTTCTGTAGACGGTGGTGCGAGCCATCTGAGAAAAATGGGGATTGATCCGGATATTCTTATAGGTGACTTTGATTCTGCTAATCCACAGGACTTGGATTATTTTATCGGTAAAGGAATAGAGGTATTCAAGTTCCCAGTTGAAAAGGATATGACTGATTCGGAACTTGCTATTGAAAAGGCATTTGAGCTAGGAGCTAAAGAGTTGGTTTTTTTAGGGGCATTAGGTACTCGGATTGACCATTCCTTTGCCAATATAATGCTTTTAAAGAAAATGTTGGATAGGGGTTTGAAGGGATCTATTGTAGATGAACATAACGAAATATATATGTTTGATTCTGATTTCAGCCTAAGTAATAAAGAGGGCTGCAAGCTCTCTTTGATTCCAATAACGGAAAAGGTTACAGGTGTTAGTACAAAAGGATTAAAATATCCGCTTAACAATGCAACTATGGTTTTAGGAACTTCGTGGGGTGTCAGTAACGAATTTGGGAAAGAAACGGCTAAAGTTACTATTGTCAGTGGAATTTTACTCGCATGTCTGTCAAGGGATTGATGTAAGATTAGCGGCAACAAAAATGTAGTTGCCAAGAGTAAAGAATCATGTTAATATTGGAATGGTGCGGGGCATTAGCGCAGTTGGGAGCGCATCACACTGGCAGTGTGGGGGTCAGGGGTTCAAGTCCCCTATGCTCCACCAAAAATAAAAAACCACAAGGCCGAAACCTTGTGGTTTTTTATATCAAAAAAGATCGGACACTTGATAAAATGTATCACTCAAAAGACGTAATAGTGTTCGATACATTAGATCGGATAATATTGTTGTAAAGAGAGACACAAGTTGTGGGGGATAGGAAACATGGAAGAATTATTTTTATTAAAGATTAAAAAACAAATGCTTGAGGATTGTGTGGATTTGTATATTGAAACATTTACTAAAGAACCATGGAATGATACTTATGAATCAAGAGAACAAGTAGTGAAGTTTTTTAATAATCATTTTAATAATAATTACTTTATAGGTTATGCAGCTTTACTAGATGATAAGATGGTAGCCTTGAGTATAGGTATGAAAAAACCATGGATAAAAGGTTTTGAATATTATATTGATGAATTTTGCGTTAGTTACAAAATGCAGGGTAGAGGTATTGGTAGCTGGTTTATAAAGGCAATAGAAGAAGATATTAAAGAGCAAGGAATAAACGGAATGATATTAAACACGGAAAAAGATTATCCATCGCAAAGATTCTATGAAAAAAATGGATTTAAAAAACTTGGTGACTTGATAGTCCTTGGTAAATAACGCTTCATAATATGAATAGAGAGCCACTGAAGAAACTGTACTTTAATAACTGAATAATGCGGTATTGATAAAACTTGACATATATACGTTCCAGATATAGTATTATTTGTAATAAACTATTAATGAAGAATCGTTTAAGATTGTATAATATTATGTTTTGGGAAGGTGATAAACATGAGTGAAATAATTATCTTATATGTAGTTATATTCCTTTTAGTTGGAATCGTCACTTGGATAATATATGAATTAATTCCCAAATTATTATGGTGTATACCTGTTGCTGCACTAATTATTTCAGCCAGTTTACTTTTTAAAGATATCAATTTAAGTACATCTGAACCTACATTTGCAAGAAAATGGGAGTTTTATTTCCATAATGATTGGTCAATGGGTTTTTACTTGTTCTATTTACCTATCATTGTGATAAGTGTATTAACAACCGTTTTTGCATACCTACTTAAACATGTAAGGAGTAAATCCGATTAAATACAAAAACACAATTGAGAGGAGATACAATATTTATATTGTATGATCGAAAACATCAACCAAAAGTTCAAAAACATGCCGCATATTCAGTTAATGAAATGCGGTTTTTCATGACCGTTTTTTGACGCAAAATAACCAGATGTAGTATTATTTGTAAATATACGATTATTAGTATAATGCACAGATATAAAAATTTAACAAAATTATAAACTGCCTCATTGCACAAAAAGATGGGGTAGTCCATGCTTAGCTGTAGGAGGTGCATTGGTATGGCAAATGAACAGAACAAAGATTTTAATACAATGCTTCATAATAATAAGGATATGCCTAAATTACAAATTATTACCGATGAAAAAAGCATTGAAAAGTATGGCGGAGAGCGAATGTACTTTGCTCCACCCATGGACTATGACCGGGTTATGAAGAAAGTACCATTAGGTAAGGTAATTACAATAGGACAAATTAGAGACTCCTTTGCAAAGGCAAATGATGCAGATTTTACAGACCCTATTACCGCAGGAATTTTTGTTTCTATCGCAGCATGGGCGAGCGACCAAAGAAACAGCGAGAAAACGCCATACTGGAGAACACTTAAAGCAGATGGTGAGTTAAATCCCAAATACCCGGGTGGTATCGAGGCACAAAAAGAAAAATTAGAAGCAGAAGGTCACATAGTTGTTCAGCGAGGCAGAAGTAATATCAGATATTATGTACAGAATTATCAAGATTACTTATGTCAGCTATAACAATTTGACAGTAACCAATTTATCAGTAAATCATAAGCATAAATGAAGGTAAGCTATTTGCACATTCTTTATATACCAAAAATCAATTATTACCGCACATTCAGTTAGATCGATGTGCGTTTTTTATGTCCAAATAACTTCGCAATTTAAATAGCAGAGTATCGTTAAAGGAGCAATAAAACCGGTACCGTCAAGTATTTTTCGCAAAATT
This genomic stretch from Ruminiclostridium cellulolyticum H10 harbors:
- the rsgA gene encoding ribosome small subunit-dependent GTPase A yields the protein MQLGIILKGIGGFYYVKQEKTEDIFECKPRGVFRKNSVTPLPGDRVGFSIIDGDKKLGNIDEILPRSSELVRPAVANVDQIAIIVAAKAPNPDYMLLDKLLITAETRNIRVLICVNKIDLDDDTAKIVRNAYSPAGYDVIEISSVRNIGYKRLKEELKGHITVFAGQSGVGKSTILNHIMESWVMETGSVSNKIERGKHTTRHAELLELKYGGYVADTPGFSSFEIIDIPYNQLERYYPEFLPYINTCRFNSCSHITEPGCRVIEALERSEIDNNRYQRYIQLYKALKDIPQYKGKKTESRRVIK
- the rpe gene encoding ribulose-phosphate 3-epimerase; the protein is MIKIAPSILSADFSCLGSEIEKIDKNGADIIHIDVMDGHFVPNITIGPGVVKCLRKYTDKPFDVHLMVSNPDEYIEQFAQAGADIITVHAEATKHLNRTIQIIKNCGKKAGVALNPATPLNVLDFVLQDVDMVLIMTVNPGFGGQSYLPHSTKKISDLKNMMIRNTLVADIEVDGGIDVNNINVVTKAGANVIVAGSAVFKQDNVGEAIRSLKMNSYNRNTL
- a CDS encoding Stp1/IreP family PP2C-type Ser/Thr phosphatase, which translates into the protein MICLKYGIKTDRGLKRQLNEDNCNVLVGYPGIPVCFVIADGMGGHQCGDVASKQAVDSVCNHLLKSDWTTEGIPELLKNIIATVNDEIYKFSLLDNSTQGMGTTLIITILKNRKLYIGHVGDSRVYLIRNNTIKKVTWDHSFIEEMLKNGSITKDEAINHPKKNLITRAVGYEPDLQVDTYEIDVVENDFILLCTDGLTNMITEDEILDIIINTKDPQDACDTLIQNANNKGGEDNVTVIIGKI
- the pknB gene encoding Stk1 family PASTA domain-containing Ser/Thr kinase, translated to MEGQILGNRYLLLEKIGGGGMAVVYKAKCTLLNRFVAVKILRTEFINDDEFVKRFKIEAQAVASLSHPNVVSIYDVGHQDDIHYIVMEYIDGMTLKDYLNKHGALNWKHAVEITIQICSAIEHAHKNNIVHRDIKPHNILMTKEGIAKVTDFGIARAVTSSTITMVGSTIGSVHYFSPEQARGGFIDEKSDLYSLGIALYEMVTGKVPFDGDSPVAVALKHIQEMPLEPHKLIPSLPYGVNEIIMKAIQKEQNLRYQSATEMLSDLNTVLVQPQGGFVGNKSVSNQSTIRIRTVNSDDIDSTVRVSTRPSNVNNKKYESEKQKKKNNTTYWLAGIASVLVIGVLLFITIGLLTKDGSKNEINTMPDYRNKIFEDVKEDLIKRGINYTENWQDNDSVEKGIIFDQSVEPGTEYRNGNFTNLELTISNGPKTKKVPDITNKDYRAAQSELESQDIKYRIEEEFSESIKEDYVIRTDPKADEEIAEDAIVTIYVSKGAEVKLIKVPNLVGKTESVAMQLLKDAKLSLGSVLPAGTTNGIVNKQAPEAYSEVAPGEAITIWLTPQEQQAPSSPSQSDSSDTKPNGNSGGDNTKGGNNKGNTNTPGDQETSGTQQPDNGSGDGDNKTNTEGK
- a CDS encoding thiamine diphosphokinase; this translates as MKVVCVCNGSISDYDKLKKYILASDYIISVDGGASHLRKMGIDPDILIGDFDSANPQDLDYFIGKGIEVFKFPVEKDMTDSELAIEKAFELGAKELVFLGALGTRIDHSFANIMLLKKMLDRGLKGSIVDEHNEIYMFDSDFSLSNKEGCKLSLIPITEKVTGVSTKGLKYPLNNATMVLGTSWGVSNEFGKETAKVTIVSGILLACLSRD
- a CDS encoding GNAT family N-acetyltransferase, with protein sequence MEELFLLKIKKQMLEDCVDLYIETFTKEPWNDTYESREQVVKFFNNHFNNNYFIGYAALLDDKMVALSIGMKKPWIKGFEYYIDEFCVSYKMQGRGIGSWFIKAIEEDIKEQGINGMILNTEKDYPSQRFYEKNGFKKLGDLIVLGK
- a CDS encoding MGMT family protein; amino-acid sequence: MANEQNKDFNTMLHNNKDMPKLQIITDEKSIEKYGGERMYFAPPMDYDRVMKKVPLGKVITIGQIRDSFAKANDADFTDPITAGIFVSIAAWASDQRNSEKTPYWRTLKADGELNPKYPGGIEAQKEKLEAEGHIVVQRGRSNIRYYVQNYQDYLCQL